A portion of the Achromobacter sp. MFA1 R4 genome contains these proteins:
- the aliB gene encoding cyclohexanecarboxyl-CoA dehydrogenase, with translation MNPYIDEDLSALSEHAGRFADGRIAPGCQERDRTRVLDRGLMREMGAMGFIAPELPEACGGQGMGCLAAGVIHEAVARADLSMSYVNLLASLNGQILAQHGRPDVARPWLARLTQGEALLAIALTEPRGGSDAANLQLRVERVDGHYVLNGEKASISAADQADAAVVFGRSGAADSGARGVTAVLVPLDLPGVTRNRYDCHGQRAIGRGSLFFENVCVPADHVLGEEGGGFAQVMQGFDYSRALIGLQVLAVARAALDEAWDYATQREAFGKPLSAFQGVSHPLAEGDTQVEAARLLCLQTLWLKDRGQPHGSQAAMCKWWAPKLAYDVVHQCLLTFGHGGYDRGVMEQRLRDVLGFQIGDGTAQIMKLIIARHRAGRGAVPA, from the coding sequence ATGAATCCGTATATCGACGAGGACCTGTCCGCGTTGTCTGAACACGCGGGGCGTTTTGCCGACGGGCGCATCGCGCCTGGTTGCCAGGAGCGTGACCGGACGCGCGTGCTGGACCGCGGCCTGATGCGGGAAATGGGCGCCATGGGCTTTATTGCCCCCGAACTGCCCGAGGCTTGCGGCGGGCAAGGCATGGGGTGCCTCGCGGCGGGCGTCATCCACGAAGCGGTGGCGCGCGCTGACCTCAGCATGTCGTATGTGAATCTGCTGGCGTCCCTGAACGGGCAGATCCTGGCGCAGCATGGCCGTCCCGACGTCGCCAGACCCTGGCTGGCACGGTTGACGCAAGGCGAGGCGCTGCTGGCCATTGCGCTGACCGAGCCGCGTGGCGGCTCCGATGCCGCCAATCTGCAGTTGCGCGTAGAGCGCGTGGACGGCCATTACGTGCTGAACGGGGAAAAGGCATCCATTTCCGCAGCCGACCAGGCCGACGCCGCAGTCGTGTTCGGCCGCAGCGGCGCGGCGGACTCGGGCGCGCGCGGCGTGACCGCGGTGCTCGTGCCGCTGGACCTGCCTGGCGTCACCCGCAACCGCTACGACTGCCATGGCCAGCGCGCGATCGGGCGCGGGTCGCTGTTCTTCGAGAACGTCTGTGTGCCCGCCGACCACGTGCTGGGCGAGGAGGGAGGGGGCTTTGCGCAGGTGATGCAGGGCTTTGACTATTCGCGGGCGCTCATCGGCTTGCAGGTCCTGGCCGTCGCGCGCGCCGCGCTGGACGAGGCTTGGGACTACGCGACGCAGCGCGAGGCGTTCGGCAAGCCGCTGTCCGCGTTCCAGGGCGTGTCGCATCCGCTTGCCGAGGGCGACACGCAGGTCGAGGCGGCGCGGCTGCTGTGCCTGCAGACGCTGTGGCTCAAGGACCGGGGCCAGCCGCACGGCTCGCAGGCCGCCATGTGCAAATGGTGGGCGCCCAAGCTCGCGTACGACGTGGTGCACCAGTGCCTGCTGACGTTCGGTCACGGGGGCTACGACCGCGGCGTGATGGAGCAGCGGCTGCGCGATGTGCTGGGCTTTCAGATCGGGGACGGTACCGCGCAGATCATGAAACTCATCATCGCGCGCCATCGGGCCGGACGCGGGGCGGTGCCGGCATAG